In Rhodobacter xanthinilyticus, a single window of DNA contains:
- the istB gene encoding IS21-like element helper ATPase IstB produces the protein MSEAPKILLAHHLKTLKLPTFLREHEKVARQCAAEGLDHVQFLSRLVELELIDRERRMVERRIKAAKFPATKSLDSFDFKAIPKLNKMQVLELARCEWIERRENVIALGPSGTGKTHIALGLGLAACQKGMSVSFTTAAALVNELMEARDERRLLRVQKQMAAVKLLIIDELGFVPLSKTGAELLFEMISQRYERGATLITSNLPFDEWTETFGTERLTGALLDRLTHHVNILEMNGESYRLAQSRARKTGDNT, from the coding sequence ATGAGCGAGGCTCCGAAGATCCTGCTTGCCCACCATCTGAAGACGCTGAAGCTGCCCACCTTCCTGCGGGAACACGAGAAGGTTGCGCGCCAATGCGCCGCCGAAGGGTTGGACCATGTCCAATTCCTGTCGCGCCTCGTTGAACTGGAACTCATTGACCGCGAGCGGCGGATGGTCGAGCGCCGCATCAAGGCTGCGAAGTTCCCGGCCACCAAAAGCCTCGACAGCTTCGACTTCAAGGCGATCCCGAAGCTGAACAAGATGCAGGTGCTGGAACTGGCGCGCTGCGAATGGATCGAACGGCGTGAGAACGTGATCGCCCTTGGCCCCAGCGGAACCGGCAAGACCCACATTGCCTTGGGCCTCGGGTTGGCGGCCTGCCAGAAGGGCATGTCTGTCAGCTTCACCACCGCCGCCGCGCTGGTCAACGAGCTGATGGAGGCGCGAGACGAACGTCGGCTGCTGCGCGTCCAGAAGCAGATGGCTGCCGTCAAGCTGCTGATCATCGACGAGCTCGGGTTCGTGCCCCTGTCAAAGACCGGCGCCGAGCTGCTTTTTGAGATGATCTCCCAGCGCTACGAGCGCGGTGCCACGCTGATCACCAGCAATCTGCCCTTCGATGAATGGACCGAGACCTTCGGCACCGAGCGGCTGACCGGCGCGCTCCTCGACCGGTTGACCCACCACGTCAACATCCTCGAGATGAACGGCGAAAGCTATCGCCTCGCGCAAAGTCGCGCGCGCAAGACCGGCGACAACACCTGA
- a CDS encoding DEAD/DEAH box helicase: MAGFYSARSETIPPLPWPNFAPPFPFSRKALEEENEEAEDGEVSVNMAELAGRPLKEFQNRVRDKGALSAYRVGSGRFLVIDRSAAPALKVMAEMHRAPRGERAAFIKNPRQKITAAIEQDLRDRGVLEGLSEAQQEEMIEKVAFPTFVETKEYSARVTGKTIYTGPSMVVTEGSGTTWLPEVFGESVARLIKGLPIEQLEIIEEKIQQAISEGHESIEYEGEHIAASPTTERAVRRQIQTLIEEQEGKPEIDDIEAEPAPEPEGESTGPIILEVKENLEQVQWRVKVEPRKALIPVTLPENIRTPLKSHQVDSFKWQVEAWKSGLPGILNADEQGLGKTLQTISFLAWLKAQMAQKGAKPKGPILIVAPTSLLENWEQEVERHLSPGGLGHLIRLYGSGISSRRRHGAYGKDTLDGEEHLDLAFMHEAMASGLGHNYWLLTTYTTLTNYQHSLGAVPFSALVFDEIQALKNPGSLRAIAGMAMNADFRIGLTGTPIENSTTDLWAILEQLAPGRLVPLTEFRKLYSTPEEGRLKALYDFVFEVNQGLPPMALRRLKEDVAKELPSKTRILHPRLMPDVQAEAYERARDKLATGTQGAALKMLHHIRSVSVHPAITAIENADEFIDLSGRLKACFEIIDGIHACKERVLVFIEHIQMQYRFIELLKMRYGLRHIDLINGSTPVHKRQDIVNRFQKHLEHDQGFDVLVLGPKAAGTGLTLTAATHVIHLSRWWNPAVEEQCNDRVHRIGQKKEVTVHVPMAIHGDFREKSFDCLLHSLMTRKRKLASAALWPMGDTDADAEQLQRMLAEEVKSTDAGDPVQSAIKRTFERDQSPMPEQLDDQSYRYE, encoded by the coding sequence GTGGCAGGATTTTACTCCGCCCGCAGCGAGACGATCCCGCCGCTACCGTGGCCTAATTTTGCACCGCCGTTTCCATTCTCCCGCAAGGCGCTGGAGGAAGAGAACGAAGAGGCCGAGGACGGAGAAGTTTCGGTCAACATGGCCGAGCTGGCTGGCAGACCCCTGAAAGAATTCCAGAACCGTGTCCGCGATAAGGGAGCCTTGTCTGCCTACAGAGTTGGCTCTGGCAGGTTCCTTGTCATCGACCGCTCGGCCGCGCCTGCCTTGAAGGTGATGGCGGAGATGCATCGTGCGCCCCGTGGAGAGCGGGCTGCTTTCATCAAGAACCCCCGTCAGAAAATCACGGCCGCCATCGAACAGGACTTGCGGGATCGTGGTGTGCTGGAAGGTCTCTCCGAAGCCCAGCAGGAGGAGATGATCGAGAAGGTCGCCTTCCCGACCTTTGTCGAGACCAAGGAGTATTCCGCCCGCGTTACTGGAAAGACCATCTACACGGGTCCCTCGATGGTCGTCACCGAGGGCAGTGGCACAACATGGCTTCCCGAGGTGTTCGGGGAAAGCGTGGCACGCCTCATCAAGGGACTGCCCATCGAACAGCTGGAGATCATCGAGGAGAAGATCCAGCAAGCCATCAGCGAGGGCCACGAAAGTATCGAGTACGAGGGCGAGCATATTGCCGCCTCCCCCACGACCGAACGCGCCGTTCGCCGCCAGATCCAGACCCTTATCGAGGAGCAGGAAGGCAAGCCAGAGATCGACGACATCGAGGCGGAGCCTGCACCCGAACCAGAAGGCGAAAGCACGGGCCCCATCATCCTCGAGGTGAAGGAAAACCTCGAGCAGGTGCAGTGGCGGGTAAAGGTGGAACCGCGCAAGGCGCTGATCCCTGTCACGCTGCCAGAGAACATCCGCACCCCTCTGAAAAGCCATCAGGTGGACAGTTTCAAATGGCAGGTGGAGGCTTGGAAATCAGGTCTGCCTGGCATCCTGAACGCCGACGAACAGGGGCTGGGAAAGACCCTGCAGACGATCTCCTTCCTTGCCTGGCTGAAAGCCCAGATGGCGCAGAAGGGTGCGAAGCCCAAGGGACCGATCCTGATCGTCGCCCCGACGTCGCTTCTGGAAAACTGGGAACAGGAAGTCGAACGGCACCTGAGCCCCGGTGGTCTGGGGCATCTCATCAGGCTTTATGGCAGCGGGATTTCATCGCGACGCCGCCATGGTGCCTATGGCAAGGATACCCTCGATGGCGAAGAGCATCTCGACCTCGCCTTCATGCATGAAGCCATGGCATCAGGCCTCGGGCACAACTACTGGCTGCTCACGACCTACACGACGCTGACGAACTACCAGCACTCACTGGGGGCGGTTCCCTTCTCGGCTCTTGTCTTCGACGAAATTCAGGCATTGAAGAACCCAGGCTCGCTGCGTGCGATTGCTGGCATGGCGATGAATGCCGATTTCCGCATCGGCCTGACGGGGACACCCATCGAGAACTCCACGACCGACCTCTGGGCGATTCTGGAACAGCTCGCCCCTGGTCGCCTAGTGCCGCTCACGGAGTTTAGGAAGCTCTACAGCACGCCCGAGGAAGGCCGCCTAAAAGCGCTCTACGACTTCGTATTTGAAGTGAACCAGGGCTTGCCTCCGATGGCGTTGCGGCGCCTGAAAGAGGACGTGGCCAAGGAACTGCCCTCGAAGACACGGATATTGCATCCACGGTTGATGCCCGATGTGCAGGCGGAGGCTTATGAACGAGCACGGGACAAACTGGCAACGGGGACACAAGGGGCAGCGCTCAAGATGCTGCATCACATTCGCTCGGTCTCGGTTCACCCTGCCATCACCGCCATCGAAAATGCAGACGAATTCATCGACCTTTCGGGGCGCTTGAAAGCCTGCTTCGAGATCATCGACGGCATCCATGCCTGCAAGGAGCGGGTGTTGGTCTTCATCGAACACATCCAGATGCAGTATCGCTTCATCGAGCTTTTGAAGATGCGATACGGTCTAAGGCATATCGACCTGATCAACGGATCGACACCTGTCCACAAACGGCAGGACATCGTGAACCGCTTCCAGAAGCATCTTGAACATGATCAGGGCTTCGATGTCCTTGTTCTGGGTCCAAAGGCAGCAGGCACCGGCCTGACCCTGACGGCTGCCACACATGTTATTCACCTGAGCCGCTGGTGGAACCCGGCGGTTGAAGAGCAGTGCAACGACAGGGTCCACCGGATTGGTCAGAAGAAAGAAGTCACAGTTCACGTTCCGATGGCGATCCACGGGGACTTCCGAGAGAAGAGCTTTGACTGCCTGCTGCACAGCTTGATGACACGGAAGCGGAAGCTTGCCTCAGCCGCCCTATGGCCCATGGGAGATACCGACGCAGACGCCGAACAACTCCAGAGGATGCTGGCGGAAGAGGTCAAATCCACGGATGCAGGCGATCCTGTCCAATCAGCAATTAAGCGAACCTTCGAGCGGGATCAGTCGCCGATGCCAGAACAACTCGATGACCAGAGTTACAGGTATGAATAG
- a CDS encoding IS3 family transposase (programmed frameshift) → MKTSRYTEAQILAILRQAEGGMPVAELCREHGMSSASFYKWRAKYGGMDASLISQMKAMEDENRRLKRMFADLSMQADLLKEALGKKMTRPSQRREMAAKAVARHGVSIALACRAFGVSETCYRYSPKLKDENEEIADLLVGLTDARKTWGFGLCFLHLRNVKGHPWNHKRVYRIYCALELNLRIKPRKRLKREKPEALAVPDAPNMTWSMDFMADRLGDGRQFRLLNVLDDFNREGLGIEVDFSLPAERVIRSLDRIIEWRGKPGTIRVDNGPEHISGKLLIWAEKRGITIQHIQPGQPQQNAYIERYNRTVRHEWLDQYIIETIEEAQDFATQWLWTYNNDRPNMGIGGITPAQKLKMAA, encoded by the exons ATGAAGACAAGCAGATACACTGAGGCGCAGATCCTTGCGATCCTGCGTCAGGCCGAAGGCGGGATGCCGGTGGCCGAGCTGTGCCGCGAGCATGGCATGAGCAGCGCGTCGTTCTACAAGTGGCGGGCGAAGTATGGCGGTATGGACGCGTCGCTGATCAGCCAGATGAAGGCCATGGAGGACGAGAACCGGCGGCTGAAGCGGATGTTTGCGGATCTCAGCATGCAGGCCGATCTGCTCAAGGAGGCTCTCGGAA AAAAAATGACGCGGCCATCTCAACGCCGAGAGATGGCCGCGAAAGCGGTGGCGCGACACGGGGTCAGCATTGCGCTGGCCTGCCGGGCCTTCGGGGTCAGCGAGACCTGTTATCGCTACAGCCCGAAGCTGAAGGACGAGAACGAAGAGATCGCCGACCTTCTGGTCGGGTTGACCGATGCCCGCAAAACCTGGGGCTTTGGCCTGTGTTTCTTGCATCTGCGCAACGTGAAGGGTCATCCCTGGAACCACAAACGCGTCTACCGCATCTATTGCGCGCTGGAGCTGAACCTGCGGATCAAGCCCCGCAAGCGCCTCAAGCGGGAGAAGCCCGAGGCTCTGGCCGTGCCGGACGCGCCGAACATGACCTGGTCGATGGACTTCATGGCTGATCGCCTCGGAGACGGCCGCCAGTTCCGGCTGTTGAACGTGCTCGACGATTTCAATCGCGAGGGGCTGGGCATTGAGGTCGACTTTTCATTGCCCGCCGAGCGGGTCATCCGGAGCCTCGACAGGATCATCGAATGGCGCGGCAAGCCCGGCACCATCAGAGTCGACAACGGCCCCGAACACATCAGTGGCAAGCTGCTGATCTGGGCCGAGAAACGGGGCATCACGATCCAGCACATCCAACCCGGGCAGCCCCAGCAGAACGCCTACATCGAGCGCTACAACCGCACCGTCCGGCATGAATGGCTCGACCAATACATCATCGAAACCATCGAGGAGGCCCAAGACTTCGCCACGCAATGGCTCTGGACTTATAACAACGACCGCCCGAACATGGGCATCGGCGGCATCACACCCGCCCAGAAACTGAAGATGGCCGCGTGA
- the istA gene encoding IS21 family transposase — MELYKKVRLACAEGMSARAAAKHFNISRGTVEKMLAFSVPPGYRRDKPIRRPKLDGFTEFIDAWLEADKAVHRKQRHTAKRIWERLQAEHGFTGGYTIVKDYVRERERRTREMFVPLAHPPGHAQADFGEAVVVIAGVEQKAHFFVIDLPHSDAYFVRAYPAATAEAWIDGHVRAFAFFGGVPQSVLYDNDRCLVSKIQPDGTRIRATLFSGLQSHYLFRDRYGRPGKGNDKGAVEGMVGYARRNHMVPIPHFASWDAFNADLEGQCCARLTRILRGHKETIGERLQRDLAAMRPLPTAPFDACDQASGRVSSQSLVRYDTNDYSVPVAYGHQDVWIRGYVDEVVIGCRGEVIARHPRCYDREDMIFDPVHYLPLIERKINALDQAAPLAEWDLPEEFQTLRRLMEARMLKMGRREYVQVLRLLETFGMDDLHAAVKKALKLGAVGFDAVKHLVLCQVEKRPPRLDLDVYPYLPRANVETTRAASYMALMSEAAE, encoded by the coding sequence GTGGAACTTTACAAGAAGGTTCGCTTGGCGTGTGCCGAGGGCATGAGCGCGCGGGCGGCGGCGAAGCATTTCAACATTTCGCGCGGGACGGTTGAGAAGATGTTGGCCTTCTCGGTGCCGCCTGGCTACCGGCGGGACAAGCCGATCAGGCGGCCGAAGCTGGACGGGTTCACCGAGTTCATTGACGCCTGGCTTGAAGCCGACAAGGCGGTGCATCGCAAGCAGCGTCATACGGCCAAGCGGATATGGGAACGGCTTCAGGCCGAGCATGGCTTCACCGGCGGCTATACGATCGTCAAGGATTACGTGCGTGAGCGTGAGCGGCGGACACGGGAGATGTTCGTGCCACTGGCCCATCCGCCGGGCCATGCTCAGGCCGATTTTGGCGAAGCGGTCGTCGTCATCGCCGGTGTCGAGCAGAAGGCGCATTTCTTTGTCATCGACCTGCCGCACAGCGATGCCTATTTCGTCCGGGCCTATCCGGCGGCGACGGCGGAGGCCTGGATAGACGGGCATGTCCGCGCCTTTGCCTTCTTCGGCGGGGTGCCGCAGTCGGTGCTCTACGATAACGACCGCTGCCTGGTCTCGAAGATCCAGCCAGATGGCACGCGCATCCGCGCCACGCTGTTCAGCGGCTTGCAGTCGCATTACCTGTTTCGGGATCGCTATGGTCGGCCCGGGAAGGGGAACGACAAGGGCGCTGTCGAGGGGATGGTCGGCTACGCCCGCCGCAACCACATGGTGCCGATCCCCCACTTTGCCAGTTGGGACGCCTTCAACGCCGACCTTGAAGGGCAGTGCTGCGCACGCCTCACGCGCATTCTTCGGGGTCACAAGGAGACGATCGGCGAGAGGCTGCAGCGCGATCTGGCGGCGATGCGCCCATTGCCTACTGCCCCGTTCGACGCCTGCGACCAAGCGAGCGGCAGGGTCAGCTCGCAGTCGCTCGTGCGCTATGACACCAACGATTACTCGGTCCCGGTCGCCTATGGCCATCAGGATGTCTGGATCCGCGGCTATGTCGATGAGGTCGTGATCGGCTGTCGCGGGGAGGTGATCGCCCGACACCCGCGCTGTTACGATCGCGAGGACATGATCTTCGACCCGGTTCACTACCTCCCGCTGATCGAGCGCAAGATCAATGCCTTGGACCAGGCTGCGCCTCTGGCGGAATGGGACCTGCCCGAAGAGTTCCAGACTTTGCGCCGCCTGATGGAGGCGCGCATGCTCAAGATGGGGCGCCGCGAGTATGTGCAGGTGCTGCGGCTGCTTGAGACCTTTGGCATGGATGACCTGCATGCCGCCGTGAAGAAGGCCCTGAAGCTGGGCGCGGTCGGCTTTGACGCCGTGAAGCACCTCGTGCTTTGCCAGGTCGAGAAGCGCCCCCCAAGGCTTGATCTCGATGTCTACCCCTACCTGCCGCGGGCGAACGTCGAGACGACGCGTGCGGCCAGCTACATGGCCTTGATGTCGGAGGCGGCGGAATGA